Proteins co-encoded in one Epinephelus moara isolate mb chromosome 11, YSFRI_EMoa_1.0, whole genome shotgun sequence genomic window:
- the LOC126397732 gene encoding uncharacterized protein LOC126397732: MLRTHTPRPGRNIKWGLVRSLVPFSLLRFVVANLWLAVFFVVWGHIMFDMDEFAQNPTMDKLERCTKADLFLIASFFDVSIPLNARKVEIKSCLSQRLVEKGVIKVAKLQSVPVSEGLNEFKTCLPENIVVYLNEQKVESLSKAAVCADEFVLTHRVAFPSARREHTPSPGVNIHKNPKLPTKSPQRPNTASPDSRECFYCHVSGHLIASCPALQRKEANQGSRKPKSVGFVQSIPAPTSVQTAPALPAVSSDEPKEDEIDELYRPFITEGSVSLTGEDKDQIPVTILRDSGANQSLLLRSVLPFSCSSFCGSDALLWGVKMSTVRAPLHSVFLRSPLVTGPVKLGLRSRLPIQGVDLILGNDLAGKKIFPTPEVVENPVPDSVSPVSAAVNPVFPACVVTRAQSRKFGDVMNLADSFMFSPENKTESPLAAKPVKNVSMNLLPAEAEVAFEVDRSAFIAAQQSDPTLVTCLALATAPSSETPRVYAVVDGVLVRNWFPPAVGNLEWNVVQQLVVPQSFRSHVLSLAHDNLSGHLGIKKTYHRIMRYFYWPGLKSDVTRFCRSCHVCQVSGKPNQIIPPAPLQPIPVLGEPFEHLILDCVGPLPKTKSGHQYLLTLVCAATRYPEAIPLRTLKAKAVVKALTNFFSTFGLPKYVQTDQGSNFMCKLFAQVLASLSIKHRKSSAYHPQSQGALERFHQTLKSMMRKYCLENEKDWDEGLPFLLLAARESVQESTGFSPAELVFGHTVRGPLRLLREQFLSETDSPSINVLDYVSKFRERLHKARDAARSALTETQAKMKKRFDKKSVRREFQVGEEVLALLPMSGAALQAKFCGPYVIEEKLGETDYVVRTPDRRRKSRVCHVNMLKQYVTRHAAVPPPVSPAAVATVAAADVTPSQYAPQSDGLSASSPPCSRLKNSEIMRNLSAHLEHLDASAQTDIIQLIENYPTLFSDTPSRTTVLSHDVDVENHPPIKQHAYRANPTKRSLLENEVEYLLENGLAVPSSSAWSSPCLLVPKSDRTPRFCTDYRKVNNVTKADSYPLPRMEDCVDRVGSATYVTKLDLLKGYWQVPLTPRASEISAFVTPDSFLQYTVMPFGLRNAPATFQRLMHIVLANVKNCEVYLDDVVAYSDTWSEHVTVLKEIFKRLKDANLTLNLAKCEFGKATVTYLGKQVGQGHVRPVDVKVQAIVTYPVPQTRRELRRFLGMAGYYRSFCRNFAEVVAPLTSLTSEKKPFAWSPACQHAFESCKALLCSTPVLTAPSFTRPFKLEVDASASGAGAVLLQEDKQGIDHPICYFSKKFSAAQLNYSTVEKEALSLLFALQHFEVYIGSSPLPVVVYTDHNPLVFLNRMQNANQRLMRWSLLVQDFNLEIHHKKGTDNVLADALSRV, encoded by the exons ATGTTACGCACCCACACCCCTAGACCGGGGCGTAACATAAAGTGGGGGCTCGTCCGTTCTTTAGTCCCGTTTTCGTTGTTGAGATTTgttgttgcaaatctttggttgGCAGTATTCTTTGTTGTGTGGGGGCACATCATGTTCGATATGGACGAGTTTGCACAAAATCCCACCATGGACAAGTTGGAAAGATGCACAAAAgcagatttatttttgattgCCTCGTTCTTTGATGTCTCTATTCCCTTAAATGCACGTAAGGTAGAGATTAAGAGTTGTCTGTCACAGAGGTTGGTGGAGAAGGGCGTAATTAAAGTAGCGAAATTGCAGTCGGTCCCTGTATCTGAGGGTTTAAAC GAGTTTAAGACATGTCTTCCTGAGAACATTGTTGTGTATTTAAATGAGCAAAAAGTTGAGTCGCTGTCAAAAGCTGCGGTGTGTGCAGATGAGTTTGTGCTGACTCACCGAGTTGCATTTCCTTCTGCGCGCCGTGAGCATACTCCGAGTCCAGGGGTAAATATCCATAAAAATCCAAAACTCCCGACAAAATCCCCACAGCGTCCTAATACAGCTTCTCCTGATAGCCGTGAATGTTTTTACTGCCACGTGTCTGGACATCTTATCGCTAGCTGTCCTGCTCTCCAGCGCAAAGAGGCTAATCAGGGCTCCAGAAAGCCGAAAAGTGTGGGTTTTGTCCAGTCGATTCCTGCTCCGACCTCCGTCCAGACTGCTCCTGCTTTGCCCGCTGTGAGCTCAGACGAACCTAAGGAAGATGAAATAGACGAGTTGTATAGGCCGTTTATCACCGAAGGTTCAGTCTCACTGACAGGGGAAGATAAAGACCAGATACCGGTCACAATTCTACGTGACTCAGGAGCGAATCAGTCCCTTTTGTTGCGGAGTGTCTTACCTTTTTCCTGTAGTTCATTCTGTGGTTCCGATGCTCTTCTGTGGGGGGTGAAGATGAGTACTGTGAGAGCGCCGCTGCACTCTGTGTTTCTGCGCTCACCTCTGGTTACCGGTCCTGTGAAACTCGGCTTACGTTCCCGCCTGCCAATTCAGGGTGTGGATCTAATCCTCGGTAATGATTTGGCTGGAAAGAAGATTTTTCCAACACCTGAGGTGGTTGAAAACCCTGTGCCTGACTCTGTTTCACCTGTGTCCGCTGCTGTTAATCCTGTGTTCCCTGCCTGTGTTGTGACGCGTGCGCAGTCACGAAAATTCGGAGACGTGATGAACCTGGCTGACTCATTCATGTTCTCCCCTGAGAATAAAACAGAGTCTCCTCTTGCAGccaaacctgtgaaaaatgtgtcTATGAATCTGCTGCCCGCCGAGGCGGAGGTGGCGTTCGAAGTGGATCGAAGTGCGTTCATTGCCGCACAGCAGAGTGACCCGACTCTGGTCACGTGCCTGGCGCTTGCCACTGCTCCAAGCTCGGAAACCCCGCGTGTGTACGCTGTTGTAGATGGGGTCTTGGTGCGCAACTGGTTTCCCCCAGCTGTTGGCAATCTGGAGTGGAATGTGGTCCAGCAGTTAGTTGTTCCCCAGAGTTTTCGGTCACATGTTCTTAGTCTGGCTCATGATAATCTCTCTGGCCACTTAGGGATAAAAAAAACCTACCACCGCATCATGCGTTATTTCTACTGGCCAGGGCTGAAGTCTGATGTCACTCGTTTTTGTCGTTCTTGTCATGTGTGCCAAGTCAGTGGAAAGCCTAATCAGATCATTCCTCCCGCTCCGCTTCAGCCCATTCCTGTACTTGGGGAGCCGTTTGAGCACCTGATCTTGGACTGTGTCGGTCCGCTCCCTAAGACAAAGTCCGGTCATCAGTACCTGTTGACGTTGGTGTGTGCCGCTACTCGCTACCCCGAAGCCATTCCATTACGCACCCTAAAAGCTAAAGCTGTTGTCAAGGCACTAACTAACTTCTTTTCCACTTTTGGGTTGCCGAAGTATGTGCAGACCGATCAGGGGTCAAATTTTATGTGTAAACTGTTTGCGCAGGTGCTGGCTTCACTGTCAATCAAGCACCGCAAGTCTAGCGCTTACCATCCCCAGTCCCAGGGGGCGCTTGAGCGTTTTCACCAGACGCTTAAATCCATGATGAGGAAATACTGTTTGGAGAATGAAAAAGATTGGGACGAGGGCTTGCCTTTTCTCCTGTTAGCGGCGAGAGAAAGTGTGCAGGAGTCCACCGGTTTCAGTCCTGCAGAGTTGGTGTTTGGACACACCGTGCGTGGTCCCCTTCGTTTGCTCCGAGAGCAGTTCTTGTCCGAGACTGACAGTCCCAGTATCAATGTGTTAGATTATGTCAGTAAATTCAGAGAGAGGTTGCACAAAGCACGTGACGCTGCCCGCAGTGCCCTGACTGAAACTCAggctaaaatgaaaaaaagatttgacaAGAAATCCGTCAGGAGAGAGTTCCAGGTTGGTGAGGAGGTGCTGGCCCTTCTGCCAATGTCCGGTGCCGCTCTCCAAGCAAAGTTCTGTGGTCCTTATGTGATTGAGGAAAAACTTGGTGAGACTGATTATGTTGTGCGCACCCCTGACCGCAGACGAAAAAGTCGAGTGTGCCATGTTAATATGTTGAAGCAGTACGTCACACGCCATGCTGCTGTGCCTCCTCCTGTCAGTCCTGCCGCTGTGGCCACTGTCGCAGCTGCAGATGTGACTCCTTCTCAGTATGCTCCACAAAGTGATGGCTTAAGCGCGAGCAGCCCTCCGTGCTCGCGACTTAAAAATTCTGAAATTATGAGAAACTTGTCAGCTCATTTAGAACATTTGGATGCTTCTGCCCAAACAGACATCATTCAGCTCATTGAAAATTATCCCACTTTGTTTTCAGACACACCATCCCGTACAACTGTCCTTTCTCATGATGTCGATGTTGAAAACCACCCACCCATCAAACAGCATGCTTACCGTGCAAACCCGACAAAGCGTTCACTCCTCGAAAATGAGGTGGAATATTTGTTGGAGAACGGTCTGGCTGTGCCCAGCTCCAGTGCGTGGAGTTCTCCCTGTTTGCTTGTGCCCAAGTCGGATCGGACGCCACGTTTCTGCACAGATTACAGAAAAGTGAATAATGTGACCAAGGCTGACTCGTACCCCTTACCCAGAATGGAGGACTGCGTGGACCGAGTGGGTTCGGCCACGTACGTCACAAAACTTGACTTACTGAAGGGCTATTGGCAAGTCCCGTTAACTCCTCGTGCCTCAGAGATCTCCGCTTTTGTCACTCCGGATAGCTTCCTCCAGTATACAGTCATGCCCTTCGGTCTCCGCAATGCACCTGCCACATTCCAGCGGCTGATGCACATCGTTTTGGCTAATGTAAAAAACTGTGAGGTGTATCTTGATGATGTTGTGGCATACTCGGACACCTGGtctgagcatgttacagtcctgaaAGAGATTTTCAAGAGGTTGAAAGACGCAAATTTAACTTTGAACCTGGCGAAGTGTGAGTTTGGTAAAGCCACTGTTACCTACCTTGGTAAACAGGTGGGCCAGGGACACGTGCGTCCCGTTGATGTGAAAGTCCAAGCCATCGTGACTTATCCTGTACCCCAGACGAGGCGTGAGCTCCGCCGTTTCTTGGGGATGGCGGGCTACTACCGTAGTTTCTGCCGAAACTTTGCTGAGGTTGTTGCTCCTCTCACCAGCCTGACGAGCGAGAAAAAGCCGTTCGCTTGGTCACCTGCTTGCCAACACGCTTTCGAGTCCTGTAAGGCGCTTCTTTGCAGCACACCTGTCCTCACAGCCCCAAGTTTCACACGGCCGTTTAAGTTAGAAGTTGATGCCAGTGCCAGCGGGGCCGGTGCCGTGTTGCTGCAGGAGGACAAGCAGGGTATCGACCACCCCATCTGCTACTTCTCGAAGAAGTTCAGTGCTGCCCAGCTCAATTACAGCACGGTCGAGAAGGAGGCTCTTTCCTTGCTGTTCGCTCTGCAACACTTTGAAGTGTACATTGGTTCCAGTCCGTTACCTGTTGTCGTGTACACCGACCACAACCCTCTCGTTTTCTTGAACCGCATGCAAAACGCCAATCAGCGGTTAATGAGGTGGTCCTTGTTAGTGCAAGATTTCAACCTTGAGATCCACCACAAGAAGGGTACAGATAATGTGTTAGCTGATGCCCTTTCGCGTGTGTAA